Proteins encoded in a region of the Psychromicrobium lacuslunae genome:
- a CDS encoding 8-oxo-dGTP diphosphatase: MSAAKVTLVFLLRSGEVLLGLKKTGFGTGKVVGIGGHLETGESARDAAVREVFEETSVRVQSADLYYRGSVRFRFPAMPDWDMDTEVFSALNWQGEPQESAEIAPRWHRLDALPLTQMWQDAEHWLPLMLSYPEGEQITQRFIVRMATDNESVESVQTESERQVSEARER; this comes from the coding sequence AAAGTGACTCTGGTGTTTTTACTCCGCTCCGGCGAGGTATTACTTGGTCTGAAGAAAACAGGTTTCGGCACCGGAAAAGTCGTCGGCATCGGCGGTCACCTGGAAACGGGGGAGAGCGCCCGGGACGCCGCGGTGCGGGAGGTGTTCGAGGAAACCTCCGTCAGGGTGCAGAGTGCCGATTTGTACTACCGAGGCAGTGTGCGGTTCCGTTTTCCGGCTATGCCTGACTGGGATATGGACACCGAGGTTTTTAGTGCACTGAATTGGCAGGGCGAGCCTCAAGAAAGCGCGGAGATTGCACCGCGTTGGCACCGGCTCGACGCGCTGCCGTTGACACAGATGTGGCAGGACGCGGAGCACTGGCTGCCTCTCATGCTCAGCTATCCGGAGGGCGAACAAATAACACAACGCTTCATCGTGCGGATGGCCACCGACAACGAAAGCGTCGAATCGGTGCAGACTGAAAGTGAACGGCAAGTCAGTGAAGCTAGAGAGCGCTGA
- a CDS encoding alpha-galactosidase: protein MIRAEEDTVKHPTNALISLQAAQVALVLDCREGRLPEVVHWGEALGALSDQELLALAEANISPVVSNMVDLPVRVAILPAHSAGWLGRPGLSGSRDGTAWSPQFTVSALQLDGHAVEGLPEPQGPVVLQGQRLIVQASDPAAQLGLRLEIEMTDSGLLRARAELQNQSTQPYQLDELNFAFPVPLAAQELLDFAGHWGKERVPQRSRMTVGSHLREGRKGRTGSDAATLLCLGKQGFCFQQGEVWSVHLGFSGNHRHYAERTFHGVQLLGAGELLLPGEVRLTQGQSYQSPWVYASYGQGLDEVAAKFHRFLRELPGRASKPRPATLNVWEAVYFDHDLERLLGLAETAAHIGVERFVLDDGWFLGRRDDRAGLGDWYVDPAVWPNGLAPLVGRVGELGMEFGLWFEPEMVNLDSELARRHPEWVMATGDRLPVESRHQQVLNLAIPEAYEFIRDRMVELLTEYSISYIKWDHNRDLVDAGRQPSGVPSVHEQTLATYRLMDELKARFPELEIESCSSGGARVDLGVLERTDRVWASDCIDPLERQHIDRWTGQLIPPELIGSHVASTRSHTTGRRHDLSFRAGTALFGHFGIEWDLNAASAEELAELADWIRLYQQERPLLHSGKVVRVDHADPSLLIRGVVSADQRQGLFQLAYLSRSEFAPRGRFQLAGLDPEARYQVRLLAPGDKPHGLVAPHWLTQLSAAASDDTQYSGAALQKVGLQLPEASPEQIVLLKLSAL, encoded by the coding sequence ATGATCAGGGCCGAAGAAGACACAGTGAAGCACCCCACGAACGCGCTCATTTCCCTGCAAGCCGCTCAGGTCGCCCTGGTGCTTGACTGCCGCGAAGGCAGGCTCCCTGAAGTCGTGCATTGGGGTGAAGCGCTCGGAGCGCTTAGCGATCAAGAATTATTAGCTCTAGCTGAGGCGAATATTTCCCCGGTGGTCTCAAATATGGTCGATCTGCCGGTTCGGGTCGCAATATTGCCGGCGCACAGCGCGGGCTGGCTTGGTCGGCCGGGCCTCTCGGGTAGTCGAGATGGCACCGCCTGGTCCCCACAGTTCACCGTTTCTGCTCTCCAGCTCGACGGGCACGCCGTCGAGGGACTCCCCGAGCCTCAAGGCCCAGTGGTTTTACAAGGCCAACGACTCATCGTGCAGGCTTCCGACCCGGCGGCCCAACTGGGTCTCCGGCTGGAGATAGAAATGACCGATTCCGGTTTGCTCCGAGCCCGCGCCGAATTGCAGAACCAGTCCACGCAGCCGTATCAGCTCGATGAGCTAAATTTTGCTTTCCCGGTGCCGTTGGCCGCTCAGGAGTTACTGGACTTTGCCGGACACTGGGGTAAGGAGCGCGTTCCGCAGCGGAGCAGGATGACTGTCGGCAGCCATCTGCGCGAGGGCCGCAAGGGTCGTACCGGTTCGGATGCTGCGACTCTGCTTTGCCTGGGAAAACAGGGTTTTTGCTTCCAGCAGGGCGAGGTTTGGTCGGTTCACCTGGGTTTCTCCGGTAATCATCGGCACTACGCAGAACGCACCTTTCACGGTGTGCAATTACTTGGTGCGGGCGAACTACTGTTGCCCGGCGAGGTACGGCTGACTCAGGGGCAGAGTTACCAGAGCCCCTGGGTTTACGCGAGCTATGGGCAAGGCTTGGATGAGGTGGCTGCTAAGTTCCATCGGTTCCTCCGCGAACTTCCCGGCCGGGCCAGCAAACCGCGTCCAGCCACCCTGAACGTTTGGGAGGCGGTATATTTCGACCACGATCTGGAGCGGCTGCTCGGCCTGGCCGAGACCGCTGCCCACATCGGCGTGGAACGTTTCGTGCTCGATGATGGCTGGTTCCTGGGGCGCCGTGATGATCGAGCCGGCCTAGGCGATTGGTACGTCGATCCGGCGGTGTGGCCCAATGGCCTAGCTCCGCTGGTGGGCCGAGTCGGTGAACTCGGGATGGAGTTCGGGCTGTGGTTCGAACCCGAAATGGTCAATCTTGACTCGGAACTCGCTCGCCGCCACCCGGAGTGGGTGATGGCTACCGGAGACCGCTTGCCGGTGGAGTCTCGACATCAGCAAGTACTCAATCTGGCCATCCCTGAAGCCTATGAATTCATCAGGGATCGAATGGTTGAATTACTCACCGAATACTCGATCAGCTATATCAAATGGGACCACAATCGCGATTTGGTCGACGCCGGGCGGCAGCCCAGCGGGGTGCCGAGTGTGCATGAACAGACTTTGGCGACCTACCGATTGATGGATGAACTCAAAGCACGATTCCCGGAACTGGAAATCGAATCTTGCTCCTCCGGTGGCGCCCGGGTGGACCTGGGCGTGCTGGAACGCACCGACCGGGTCTGGGCTTCGGATTGCATCGATCCGCTGGAACGTCAACACATTGACCGCTGGACCGGTCAGCTCATCCCGCCTGAACTGATCGGTTCCCACGTTGCCTCGACTCGTTCGCACACCACTGGGCGACGCCACGACCTCTCTTTCCGCGCTGGCACGGCGCTGTTCGGTCATTTCGGCATTGAGTGGGATCTCAATGCGGCGAGCGCCGAGGAACTGGCCGAATTAGCTGACTGGATTCGGCTCTACCAGCAAGAACGCCCGCTGTTGCATTCGGGGAAGGTGGTTCGAGTCGATCATGCCGATCCCTCGCTGCTGATTCGAGGTGTGGTTTCAGCGGACCAGCGGCAGGGACTTTTTCAACTGGCCTATTTGAGCCGTTCGGAATTCGCGCCCAGGGGACGTTTCCAGCTTGCTGGTCTTGATCCGGAGGCGCGTTATCAGGTCCGCCTGCTGGCACCCGGCGATAAGCCACATGGCTTGGTGGCACCGCACTGGCTCACCCAGTTATCGGCCGCGGCCTCGGACGATACACAGTATTCCGGTGCTGCCTTACAGAAGGTGGGTCTGCAATTGCCGGAAGCTTCACCGGAGCAGATTGTGTTACTGAAGCTCAGCGCTCTCTAG
- a CDS encoding RNA polymerase sigma factor, translating into MEPDRESQFVAMHQDCYSLIYAFVQRRINDPEASQELAADVFRIVWQKWQGEAPRLPWLYAVARNVIGNEYRSRERRRQLQSRLRAEAVAQSGSNEPESYVLEVLETLKNADREVLQLAYWEQLSLAEIGVVLQISPTTAKVRLHRAREAFRRAMPRTGLTTSTQQEA; encoded by the coding sequence GTGGAACCCGATCGCGAAAGTCAGTTCGTGGCGATGCATCAAGATTGCTACTCGCTGATCTATGCCTTCGTGCAGCGTCGGATCAATGACCCTGAAGCTAGTCAAGAGCTAGCCGCTGACGTTTTCCGCATCGTCTGGCAAAAGTGGCAGGGCGAGGCCCCTCGGCTGCCCTGGTTATATGCGGTGGCGCGCAATGTGATTGGCAACGAATACCGTAGCCGAGAGCGGCGACGCCAGCTGCAGTCGCGGTTACGTGCCGAGGCAGTGGCTCAGTCCGGATCCAACGAACCAGAAAGTTACGTGCTGGAGGTACTCGAAACCTTGAAAAACGCCGATCGGGAGGTTCTGCAACTGGCCTACTGGGAGCAACTGTCACTCGCCGAAATCGGTGTGGTGCTGCAGATCAGCCCCACTACCGCCAAAGTGAGGTTGCACCGGGCCCGGGAAGCGTTTCGTCGCGCGATGCCCAGGACTGGCCTGACAACATCAACTCAGCAGGAGGCCTGA
- a CDS encoding bifunctional 2-methylcitrate synthase/citrate synthase has translation MAEETQEIKKGLAGVVVDYTAVSKVNPETNSLLYRGYPVQDLAAQKSFEEVALLLWNGELPSEAELTEFEALERANRALDSNVKAAIDLLPTSCHPMDVCRTATSVIGANHALAEDSSAEANLRKAQELFAAMPAVVAYDQRRRHGLAPVDPREDLGYSANFLWMTFGEEAAPEVVEAFNVSMILYAEHSFNASTFTARVITSTLADLHSAVTGAIGALKGPLHGGANEAVMHTFEEIQSTGVDAKSWLDDALAQKKKIMGFGHRVYKNGDSRVPTMKEALEKMSAHYQRADMLELYSALESAMGEAKNIKPNLDYPAGPTYHLMGFDTPTFTPLFVASRITGWTAHIMEQAASNSLIRPLSAYNGPSEREI, from the coding sequence ATGGCCGAAGAAACACAGGAAATTAAGAAGGGCCTAGCCGGCGTCGTCGTCGATTACACGGCGGTCTCGAAGGTCAACCCGGAAACTAATTCGCTGCTCTACCGCGGCTACCCGGTACAGGACTTGGCCGCGCAGAAAAGCTTCGAAGAAGTTGCACTGCTGCTGTGGAATGGCGAACTGCCGTCCGAAGCGGAGCTCACCGAGTTCGAAGCTCTTGAGCGGGCCAATCGTGCCTTGGACAGCAACGTCAAGGCCGCTATCGATCTGCTGCCCACCAGCTGCCACCCGATGGACGTCTGCCGGACCGCCACCTCGGTGATCGGTGCCAATCATGCCCTGGCGGAGGACTCCTCCGCCGAGGCCAATCTGCGTAAAGCCCAGGAACTCTTCGCGGCGATGCCAGCGGTGGTCGCTTATGACCAACGACGTCGGCACGGCTTGGCTCCGGTGGATCCCCGTGAAGATCTGGGTTATTCAGCGAACTTCCTCTGGATGACTTTCGGCGAAGAAGCTGCGCCCGAGGTGGTCGAGGCGTTCAACGTTTCGATGATCCTCTACGCGGAGCATTCCTTCAATGCTTCCACCTTCACCGCTCGGGTTATCACCTCGACGCTCGCGGATCTGCATTCGGCGGTGACCGGGGCGATCGGCGCTCTGAAGGGGCCTTTGCATGGCGGCGCCAACGAAGCCGTGATGCACACCTTCGAGGAAATCCAGTCCACCGGTGTCGACGCCAAGAGCTGGTTGGATGACGCCTTGGCTCAGAAGAAAAAGATCATGGGCTTTGGTCACCGGGTTTATAAGAACGGTGATTCCCGAGTGCCGACCATGAAGGAGGCGTTGGAAAAAATGTCGGCGCACTATCAGCGCGCGGACATGCTGGAACTGTACTCTGCTTTGGAATCAGCAATGGGCGAGGCGAAGAACATTAAGCCGAACCTGGATTATCCGGCCGGGCCGACCTATCACCTGATGGGCTTCGACACCCCGACGTTCACCCCGCTGTTCGTGGCCTCACGGATCACCGGCTGGACCGCTCACATTATGGAGCAAGCGGCCTCGAATTCGCTGATCCGTCCGCTGAGCGCCTACAACGGCCCCTCGGAGAGAGAGATCTGA
- the prpB gene encoding methylisocitrate lyase, with amino-acid sequence MLYAKTSAAQKRIDLRTKLNSGTLQQFPGAFNPLSAKLIQDKEFDGVYISGAVLSADLGLPDIGLTTLSEVAGRAKQIARMTDLPAIVDADTGFGEPMNVARSVQEFEDAGLAGLHIEDQINPKRCGHLDGKAVVDLDTALKRIRAAADARRDENFLIMARTDVAAVEGTASAVNRAKALVDAGADAIFPEAMHTLADFEAIRKAVEVPILANMTEFGKSELFTVEQLSGVGINMVIYPVTLLRSAMGEAERTLDVIRADGTQQATVERMQTRARLYELVDYEGYNQFDSAVFNFSAPVQFTTQL; translated from the coding sequence ATGTTGTATGCCAAAACCAGCGCGGCGCAGAAAAGAATCGATCTGCGCACAAAGCTGAACTCGGGGACGCTACAGCAGTTCCCGGGTGCCTTCAATCCGCTCTCTGCCAAGCTGATCCAGGACAAAGAGTTTGACGGCGTTTACATCTCCGGCGCGGTGCTCTCTGCCGATCTGGGCTTGCCTGACATCGGCCTGACCACGCTCAGCGAAGTGGCCGGGCGGGCCAAGCAAATTGCTCGAATGACCGATCTGCCGGCCATCGTCGATGCCGATACCGGCTTCGGTGAGCCGATGAACGTGGCCCGCAGCGTGCAGGAATTCGAAGACGCTGGGCTCGCTGGCCTGCACATCGAGGACCAGATCAACCCGAAACGCTGCGGTCACCTCGATGGCAAGGCGGTGGTGGATCTGGATACCGCGCTGAAGCGGATCCGGGCCGCCGCGGACGCCCGCAGGGATGAGAACTTCCTGATTATGGCCCGCACCGACGTGGCTGCCGTGGAAGGTACCGCTTCGGCGGTGAACCGGGCCAAGGCTCTGGTTGACGCCGGAGCAGATGCGATCTTCCCGGAAGCTATGCACACACTGGCTGACTTCGAGGCAATCCGAAAAGCCGTCGAGGTGCCGATTCTGGCCAATATGACCGAATTCGGCAAGAGCGAGCTCTTTACCGTTGAGCAACTTTCCGGCGTCGGCATCAATATGGTGATCTACCCGGTCACTCTGCTGCGTAGCGCAATGGGCGAGGCCGAGCGCACCCTCGATGTGATCCGGGCCGATGGCACCCAACAAGCGACAGTAGAACGGATGCAGACCCGTGCTCGTTTATATGAACTCGTAGACTACGAGGGATACAACCAGTTCGACTCCGCTGTGTTTAATTTTTCAGCACCAGTGCAGTTTACGACCCAGCTGTAA
- a CDS encoding MmgE/PrpD family protein, giving the protein MKNHPVRVYKSEENLAREDQLAYKIAQVAVDPVEVSEEVTEMIINRIIDNASVAIASLNRAPIVAVRDQALTHQPSKNGNGAGLFGLDNTVKTSPEWAAFANGVAVRELDYHDTFLSAEYSHPGDNIPPILAVAQHAGKSGKDLIRGLATGYEIQVDLVKAISLHKHKIDHVAHLGPSAAAGIGTLLGLDTETIFQAVGQALHTTTATRQSRKGQISTWKAYAPAFAGKMAIEAVDRTMRGQTSPEPIYEGEDGVIAWLLDGPEAAYEVPLPEAGEAKRAILDSYTKEHSAEYQAQAWIDLARKLHGEHPELAEPKNVKAIVLHTSHHTHYVIGSGANDPQKYDPTASRETLDHSIPYIFAVALQDGSWHHVDSYTPERAGRADTVELWNKITTAEDAEWTRRYHSLDPAEKAFGGRVEIELTDGSKIVDEIAVADAHPLGARPFARENYVNKLRTLAAEAVEPAELDRFLTAVERLPELAAGELEQLNIRAKDGFVITNATEGLF; this is encoded by the coding sequence GTGAAAAACCATCCCGTTCGCGTCTATAAGAGCGAAGAGAACCTCGCTCGCGAAGATCAGCTCGCTTACAAAATTGCCCAGGTCGCCGTCGACCCGGTCGAGGTGAGCGAAGAAGTCACCGAAATGATCATTAACCGGATCATCGACAATGCCTCGGTCGCCATTGCCTCGCTCAACCGGGCTCCCATTGTCGCGGTCCGGGATCAGGCGCTGACCCATCAGCCGTCAAAGAACGGCAACGGCGCGGGTCTGTTTGGTTTGGACAACACAGTGAAGACCAGCCCGGAATGGGCTGCTTTCGCCAATGGCGTCGCAGTTCGAGAACTGGATTACCACGACACCTTCCTCTCCGCCGAATACTCACACCCGGGTGACAATATCCCGCCAATTCTCGCGGTTGCCCAGCACGCTGGGAAGAGCGGCAAGGACCTGATCCGCGGTCTCGCCACCGGCTACGAGATCCAGGTTGACCTGGTCAAGGCGATCAGCCTGCATAAGCACAAGATCGACCACGTTGCCCATCTCGGCCCCTCCGCAGCCGCCGGCATTGGCACCTTGCTCGGTCTAGACACCGAAACGATTTTCCAGGCAGTCGGCCAGGCCTTGCACACCACCACCGCCACTAGGCAGTCGCGCAAGGGTCAGATTTCCACTTGGAAGGCTTACGCTCCGGCCTTTGCGGGCAAAATGGCGATCGAAGCCGTCGACCGCACGATGCGCGGTCAAACCTCGCCTGAGCCGATTTACGAAGGTGAAGACGGTGTGATCGCCTGGCTATTGGACGGCCCCGAAGCAGCTTATGAAGTGCCGCTGCCCGAAGCTGGAGAAGCCAAGCGGGCCATCTTGGATTCCTACACCAAGGAGCACTCCGCCGAGTACCAGGCGCAGGCCTGGATCGATCTGGCCCGCAAGCTGCACGGCGAGCATCCAGAGCTGGCTGAGCCGAAGAACGTGAAAGCGATAGTGCTGCACACCAGCCACCACACGCACTACGTGATTGGTTCCGGCGCCAACGACCCGCAGAAGTACGATCCCACCGCCTCGCGGGAAACCCTTGATCATTCAATCCCCTATATCTTCGCGGTGGCGTTGCAGGACGGCAGCTGGCACCACGTGGACTCTTACACCCCGGAACGGGCTGGCCGTGCCGACACCGTTGAGCTGTGGAATAAGATCACTACCGCCGAGGACGCCGAGTGGACCCGTCGTTATCACTCGCTTGACCCGGCAGAAAAGGCTTTCGGCGGTCGAGTCGAAATCGAGTTGACCGACGGCAGCAAGATCGTTGACGAAATTGCCGTTGCCGATGCACATCCGCTCGGTGCTCGTCCCTTCGCGCGGGAAAACTACGTGAACAAGCTGCGCACCCTGGCCGCCGAGGCGGTGGAGCCCGCCGAGCTGGACCGCTTCCTGACCGCCGTCGAACGGCTCCCAGAACTGGCCGCGGGCGAACTCGAGCAGCTGAACATTCGGGCCAAAGACGGCTTTGTGATCACCAATGCCACGGAAGGACTGTTCTAA
- a CDS encoding GntR family transcriptional regulator — MRASEKAYQSLHEDIVAWRLLPGTVLAEVELSERLGVSRTPVREALSRLTAEGLTTAKGGRGVVVTEISLETVRELYELRETLEAKTAALAAERGIGQVFADLQHRFELAHQSLVAGQAIEEYYQLSGDLDAALDAHCGNPFLVSTLKNLRPLLARARRMAQEHPRRLAATASEHAAICAAVAAKNPLLAAATTTVHLNNSLQHILENSRTTNLEPAKA, encoded by the coding sequence ATGCGCGCCAGCGAGAAGGCCTATCAAAGCCTGCACGAGGACATCGTGGCGTGGCGCCTGCTTCCCGGCACTGTGTTGGCCGAAGTCGAACTCTCTGAACGGCTCGGCGTCAGCCGCACCCCGGTGCGCGAGGCACTCTCCCGACTCACCGCCGAAGGACTGACGACGGCGAAGGGTGGCCGCGGCGTCGTAGTTACCGAAATTTCGCTAGAGACCGTGCGGGAACTTTATGAGCTGCGCGAAACTCTAGAGGCGAAAACTGCGGCCTTGGCCGCCGAACGCGGTATCGGCCAAGTTTTCGCTGATTTGCAGCACCGCTTCGAACTGGCACATCAGAGCCTGGTGGCAGGTCAGGCCATTGAGGAGTACTACCAGCTTTCCGGCGATCTCGATGCGGCGCTCGACGCGCACTGCGGAAACCCTTTTCTGGTCAGCACTCTGAAGAACTTGCGCCCGCTCTTAGCTCGTGCACGCCGAATGGCACAAGAACACCCCCGACGCTTAGCAGCCACCGCCTCTGAGCACGCGGCAATATGCGCCGCAGTGGCGGCCAAGAACCCGTTGCTCGCCGCCGCCACCACCACCGTGCACCTGAACAATTCACTCCAGCACATCCTCGAGAACAGTCGCACCACGAACCTAGAACCCGCAAAAGCCTGA
- a CDS encoding pyridoxamine 5'-phosphate oxidase family protein, which produces MGKIFDSIDDKLKAWIEQQPMWFVATAPLDAAGHVNISPRGHDSFSVLDAHRVGWVDYTGSGVETIAHLRENGRVCLMFNSFDSRPRIVRLHGQGTVSLPGEPAFEEVTALHPKHPSTRAVITVKVTRISDSCGWGVPIMQMSGERDLLRLQAEKKGPEGMAEYRTERNAQSIDGLPGFPSLG; this is translated from the coding sequence ATGGGCAAAATATTCGATTCCATTGACGACAAGCTCAAAGCCTGGATCGAACAGCAGCCAATGTGGTTCGTGGCAACGGCCCCTCTCGACGCCGCAGGCCACGTGAACATCTCTCCGCGCGGCCACGACTCCTTCTCAGTACTCGATGCCCATCGAGTGGGTTGGGTCGATTACACCGGCAGCGGGGTGGAGACAATTGCACACCTGCGCGAAAACGGCCGGGTCTGTTTGATGTTCAACTCCTTCGACTCACGCCCTCGGATTGTCCGATTGCATGGTCAGGGCACGGTGTCGCTCCCGGGCGAACCGGCTTTCGAAGAAGTCACCGCACTGCATCCTAAGCATCCGAGCACCCGGGCAGTTATTACTGTCAAGGTGACCCGAATCAGCGATTCCTGCGGTTGGGGCGTGCCAATTATGCAGATGAGCGGCGAACGCGATTTACTTCGGCTGCAAGCCGAGAAGAAAGGCCCAGAGGGAATGGCTGAATACCGCACAGAGAGAAATGCCCAAAGCATTGACGGTTTGCCGGGATTTCCCAGCCTCGGCTAG
- a CDS encoding type II toxin-antitoxin system death-on-curing family toxin produces MIFFLSAEEALLLASAAMGQAPEVRDYGLLQSALVRPQTQLFGDDAYPELHLKAAALLHSLVKNYCLVDGNKRLGFACTAVFLVANGEPLMLSQEDAYQLTMAVAAGELDDLKVIASALAKPEYSFLPE; encoded by the coding sequence ATGATCTTCTTCCTCTCCGCAGAGGAGGCCCTATTGCTGGCGTCTGCGGCGATGGGGCAGGCGCCGGAGGTGCGGGACTATGGTTTGCTGCAATCCGCCTTGGTGCGACCACAGACCCAGCTGTTCGGTGACGACGCCTACCCAGAATTGCATCTCAAGGCGGCTGCGCTGCTGCATTCCCTGGTGAAAAATTATTGTCTTGTTGACGGCAATAAGCGGCTTGGCTTCGCTTGCACTGCAGTATTTCTTGTGGCAAACGGCGAGCCATTGATGCTCTCCCAAGAGGATGCTTATCAGCTTACGATGGCCGTCGCTGCGGGGGAACTGGATGATTTGAAGGTAATCGCCAGCGCGCTCGCAAAGCCAGAATATTCGTTTCTTCCCGAGTGA
- the ddaH gene encoding dimethylargininase: MTQTLSEAPADSTLTDAAAEKTGQRQAKPQRYLMCRPGNFEVYYSINRWMDVSVEVNAELAMSQWENLRQTYLKLGHTVEVMEDVPGLPDMVFTANAGIVKGNKALISKFRSEYRQAEEAYFAQWFAAQGFEVVHPKLVNEGEGDFLWTGSVMLGGSGFRSELGAGDEVTELLGLPTETLELIDPRWYHIDTALTILDEHTIALVPEAFSERSRQILDGLGLQQIHVSVEDAEWFALNAVSDGKNVVVAEQAVSFQAQLREHGFTPVPVDISEFLKSGGGAKCCTLILNR, encoded by the coding sequence ATGACTCAGACACTCAGCGAAGCACCAGCCGACAGCACCTTGACCGATGCCGCAGCGGAAAAAACCGGGCAGCGTCAAGCTAAACCTCAGCGATATCTGATGTGCCGGCCGGGAAACTTCGAGGTCTACTACTCGATCAACCGCTGGATGGACGTTAGCGTCGAGGTCAATGCCGAGTTAGCAATGTCACAGTGGGAGAACCTCCGTCAGACCTACCTCAAGCTCGGACACACCGTCGAGGTCATGGAAGATGTTCCCGGCTTGCCGGATATGGTCTTCACCGCCAACGCCGGCATTGTGAAAGGCAATAAGGCCTTGATCAGCAAGTTCCGCTCCGAGTACCGCCAAGCCGAAGAGGCCTACTTTGCGCAGTGGTTTGCGGCTCAGGGCTTTGAGGTTGTCCACCCCAAATTGGTCAACGAAGGCGAGGGCGATTTTCTCTGGACCGGGAGCGTAATGCTGGGCGGTAGCGGTTTCCGCAGCGAACTCGGTGCCGGCGATGAGGTCACCGAGCTACTCGGCCTCCCCACTGAAACTTTGGAACTCATCGATCCACGTTGGTATCACATCGACACAGCCCTCACCATCCTGGACGAGCACACCATTGCACTGGTTCCTGAGGCATTCTCCGAGCGTTCCCGGCAAATCCTGGACGGCCTTGGCTTGCAGCAGATCCATGTTTCAGTGGAAGACGCGGAATGGTTTGCGCTGAACGCGGTGAGCGACGGTAAGAACGTCGTAGTGGCCGAGCAGGCAGTGAGCTTCCAAGCACAATTGCGCGAGCATGGCTTCACTCCGGTTCCGGTGGACATCTCTGAATTCCTGAAGTCTGGCGGTGGCGCGAAGTGCTGCACGCTGATCCTGAACCGTTAG